The window TAGCCACGGGCCTCGAAGGTGGCTCGCAGGCCGCCCGAAGGGAACGAGGAGGCGTCAGGCTCGGCCTGGATAAGCTCCTTACCGGTAAACGAAGCGATCACCTTTCCATCGGAAATGGGGACATAAAAGCTGTCATGCTTCTCGGCAGTGTAGCCGGTGAGGGGGTGAAACCAGTGGGTGTAGTGGGTAGCCCCTTTTTGCAGGGCCCATTTCTTCATGGCCAGGGCGATGGTATCGGCAATGCTGGGGTCTAGAGGAACCCCCTTCTCGATGGTGGCCTGAAGCGACTTCCATACCGGCTTGGAAACCAGCTCCCGCAGCTCATCCATGTCCAGCACATCGCTGGCAAATACCTCGCCGGCGATATCGCTGGAGACCTGCCGCACATCCTTAAACCGCCAGTTACGGGCTGCCGAGACAACATCAAACTCGTGGATCATATCTTCTCCTGGGGGTGGTGCCGGGTTGCCGGCTGCATTTTAGATGCTATTTGTATCTAACTTTGCCAGCTCGATGCATTTACTAGCACCACTTGGAATAACACATTACCATAAATTTGCAAAAATCAACACCGCATTCCCTGCCTAAATTGCATTTTGTTTCTAGATATATGTACATTTGTTGAGTAATTGATTTACAAAAGTGCATCAGTGCGTTAACAGCTTGATTTAGCTACATTTTGCATATATGCTTTTTACATATAAGTTGTCTACCAAAGGGGGCCTGTTTGAATCGGCACAGCATGGAAGAGCACCACCTCCCGAATAACCACGATCCAAATGCCTTTGACCGGCCCTCGGTAACGGTGGATGTGGTTATCCTGACCCTGCGCGAAGGGCAGCTCGAGGCCCTTCTGGTCAAGCGCAAGGAACACCCCTACCTCAACTACTGGAGCCTGCCCGGCGGTTTTGTGCAGGCCCAGGAGTCGCTCGACGAGGCCGCAGCGCGGGTGCTGCGACAAAAAGCCGGTCTGGAAAGCGTGGTGGGGATGGAGCGAGAAGGATCTTACAGGCACCCCGTCTACCTCGAGCAGCTCTACACCTTTGGCGACCCTGGGCGCGACCCGCGGATGCGGGTGATCAGCGTGGCCTATTACGCCCTGGTGGAAGCCAGCCACATCCGCGAGGTGGGCGAGGAAATCGCACTGTTCAAGCTGCGCCTGCCAGAAGGCGAAAGTGGCGTGGAAATTTTTGACCACCGGCACAAAAAGTACTCCCTGGCCTTCGACCACGCCGAGATTCTGGGGGTGGCTCTAAGGCGCATTCGGGGCAAGCTCGAGTACACGCCCATAGGTTTTGAACTGCTGCCGGAGCAGTTTACCCTACGCCAGCTCCAGGCCGTACACGAGACTATCCTGCAAAAAAGGCTCAACAAAGACTCTTTCCGGCGCAGGATGCTGTCCTCGGGAAGGCTCGAGCCTACCGGCAAGCTCGAGCGTGGCCTAGGCCGACCCGCCGAACTTTACCGCTTCCGGAGGGCCACATGAAAACCGCTGTATTCATCGGCCGCTTTCAGCCACCCCATCAGGCCCACCTCGAGACCATCACCCGCGCTTTAAGCCGCTTCGACCGGCTGATTGTGGTGCTGGGCAGCGCTTTCTGTCACCCCACCCCCAAGAACCCTTTCAGCGCCGAAGAACGGGCGGCCATGATCCGGGAAAGCCTGAGCGAGTCCAGCAGGCTTCACTTTATCCCCATCGCCGACGACTACTACAACGACCCCCGCTGGTTTGGCAGCGTGCGGGCTGCCGTGGAGGCCCTTACCGGGCCCGGGGCTGAGATCTGTATCACCGGCTACCACAAGGACGAAAGCAGCTACTACCTGCACGGCTTTGGCGACTGGCCCTTTGAGCCCAGCGGTGTGGTGAGCCCGCTCAACGCTACCGACGTACGAAACAGCTACTTTGCCAGCAGCGGCGAGTGGAAAGCTATGGTTCCGGTTGCAGTGCGGCAGTTTATGGAGCAATTTGCCCGCACGCCCAGCTATAGCCGCTTGCAGCGGGAGTGGAAAACCATCCAGCATTACCGTTCGCTCGAGCGGCGCTACCCCTACCCCATCCTCCACATCGCCACCGACGCAGTGGTGCTGGCCCAGGAACAGGTGCTGCTGGTCGAACGCAAAGGGCCGCTGGGCCAGGGAGCCTGGGCCTTGCCGGGGGGCTATGTGGAGCTTAAAGAAACCCTGCTGCAAGCCGCCTTGCGCGAGTTGCGCGAGGAGACCGGCTTGGCCCTGGAAGCCCGGCACCTCAAGGCCACCCAGGCCTTCGACTACCCGGGCCGCAGCCTGCGCGGAAGGGTGATTAGCCTGGGCCACTTCTTCGACTTAGGCGATACCCCACCCCCCGCGGTCGATGGCCAGGACGACGCTTCCAGGGCCTTCTGGCTGCCCCTAGCTGAGCTAGATCCCCACCAGGATCGCTTCTTTGAAGATCACTATCAGCAGATTTGTTGGTTTTTGGGGCGTGCGCCGCACCAGCCCGCGCTGTCCCAAACAAAGGAGCCTTTATGAAACCCCTCAACCCCCACAACCTGATCCTAAACACCGACAGCTACAAAGCCAGCCACTTCGCCCAGTTTCCTAAGGGCATGACCTACGCCAGTTGGTACATCGAAAGCCGGGGCGGCGACTCCAACTTTGTGCGCTTCTTCGGCCTGCAGGCCTTCCTGATCGAGTACCTGAGCAAAGGGGTTAGCATGAGCGAGGTGGAGGAGGCCCAGGCGGTCTTCCTGGCCCACGGCCTGCCCTTCCCCTACGAAGGCTGGCGCCATATCGCCCAGGACTTAGGGGGGCGGCTGCCGGTACGCATCCGGGCGGTGCCGGAAGGAATGGTGGTGCCGGTGCACAATCCCCTGGTCATCATCGAGAGCACCGACCCCAAAGTGCCCTGGCTGCCGGGCTGGCTCGAGACCGCCCTGCTGCGCGCGGTCTGGTACCCCACCACGGTCTGCACCATCTCCTGGAACATCCGCAACACCATAAAGGCCTACCTGGAGAAAACCGCCGACGACCCCCAGGCCGAGCTGCCCTTCAAGCTGCACGACTTTGGCGCGCGGGGGGTAAGCAGCTTAGAGAGCGCCGGGCTGGGCGGCATGGCCCACCTGGTCAACTTCCAGGGCACCGACACCGTCACCGCCCTAGTCTACGCCCGCAACTACTACGGGGCCGAGATGGCCGGCTACTCCATTCCGGCCATGGAACACAGCACCGTAACCAGCTTTGGCCGCGCGGGCGAGGCCCAGGCCTACCGCCAGATGATCGAGACCTACGGCAAGCCGGGGGCGCTCTTGGCGATGGTGATTGACTCCTACAACCGCGAGCACGCCGTGGGTTGGATCATCGGCGAGGAGCTGCGCGAGCTGATACAAAACTCGGGGGCCACCGTGGTCATCCGGCCCGACTCAGGCGACCCGCCTTTTGTGGTGCTGCGCACGGTGCAGACCCTCGAGGCCAGGTTCGGCGCCACCGTCAACCAGAAGGGCTACAAGGTGCTCAAAGGGGTGCGGGTCATCCAGGGCGATGGGGTGAACGCCGATACCATCCGCAAGGTGCTGTTTTTGCTCGAGCAGTGGGGCTACAGCGCCTCCAACGTGGCCTTCGGCATGGGCGGGGCCCTCCTGCAGCACCCCCACCGCGACACCCAGAAGTTCGCCCAGAAGCTGCACCTGGTCACGGTAGACGGCAAGACCTACGGGGTGGGCAAAAGCCCGGTGGACGACCCCAGCAAGCTCTCCAAAAAAGGCCGCCTGGACGTGATCCAAGACGAGCGCGGCATCCGCACGGTGGAGCTGCCCCTGGAGGCCACCCAGCCCCACCCCCAGAGCATCTTGCAGACGGTCTTTGAGAACGGCGCCATCACGCGGCGCTACACCTGGGAGGAAGTGCGCGCAAACGCCTAAAAAACGCTGGTTCCAGGCCCGGCCCAGCCCAGCCCGAAAGCCTGGGCCCAACTCGCAGCCACATCGGCAAAGGTGGCGCGGGTGCCCAGGTTCCGCCCGGCCATCCCCGGCCCCGCTACCAGGAGCATGCCGTACTCGCGGGTGTGGTCGGTGCCGCGGTAGGTGGGGTCGTTGCCGTGGTCGGAGACGATGAACAGATAGTCGTCCGGGCCCAGCGCGGCCAGCAACTCCGGCAGCCGGGCATCGAACTCGGCCAGCGCCTGGGCGTAGCCCTGGGGGTTGCGGCGGTGGCCGAAGCGGGCGTCGAAGTCCACCAGGTTGGTGAAGATCAGGCCGGAGAAGTCCTGGTGCATGAGTTCCAGGGTGCGCTCGAGCCCTTCCCCATTACTGCCAGACTTGACCTCGCGGGTAAAACCCCTATGGGCGTAGATGTCGGGGATCTTGCCCACCCCCACCACCTCCAGCCCGGAGGCCTTGAGCTCGTCCAGCACGTTGTGGGGGGGCTCGAGGGCAAAGTCTTTGCGCAGATCCTCGCGCCGGTAGTACTGGCCGGGCTCGCCCTCGAAGGGGCGGGCGATCACCCGGGCGCAGGCCAGCGGCCCCACCAGCATTGCCCGCGCGACCCGGCACCAGTCGTAGAGGGTCTCGAGGGGAACCTTGCCGATGTGGGCCGCCACCTGAAAGACCGAGTCGGCCGAGGTGTACACGATGGGAAAGCCGGTGCGCAGGTGCTCGTCGCCGTAGTCGCGGATGGCCTCGGTGCCCGAGTAAGGCTGGTTGAGCAGATACCCCTCCACCCCAATGCGCCGGCAGTACTCGGCCAGAAAATCCTGTGGAAAACCCTGTGGAAAAACCTGGAAAGGGTGCTCGAGATGGATGCCCACAAACTCCCAGTGGCCGGTGGAGGTATCCTTGCCGGGGTTGACCTCCCGCATCCGGCCAAAGGCCCCCTGGGGGGAGGCCACCCTGGGCAGGGTGTGCACCCCCGGTACGCGGCCCAGCCCCAGCGCGGCCAGGTGGGGTAGCTCTATCCCGGTCTTGAGCACGGTGTGGTCGAGGGTATCGGCCCCTTCATCGCCAAACTGCGCGGCGTCGGGCAGGTAGCCCAGGCCCACCGAATCCAGCACGATGGTGGTAATCTTCATGTCCACCAGCATACCGGACACCGGTGGGCTGGCTTTGCATCCCCCTACTACAGAGCCTGGAGCACTAAGCACCCACCAGATCACGGGCTGTGCCCAGAGAACGCCACAGCAGCCCCAGCAGTTCGCGGGTGGCAAAGTCCACCGAGGAATCGGGGTAGGAGACCCAGTGCACCCCCAGGGAAAAACCCGCGTCTTCGATGAATAAAAGCCGTAACAAACCGGCCTTTTGCTCGGGTTCCACAAACGAGCGGCTGGCCAGCCCCACCCCCAGCCCGGCGGCGGCCGCGGCCTTGACCCCATACAGGCTGCCGCACTCCAGAAGACGCGCTGGCACAATGCCGTGGCGTTCCAGAAACTGCTCGAGCCGCAGGCGCAGGCGCGAGTTGCGCTGAGGAACCAGCAGGGTCATGCCCTCGAGCTGCCCCAAAGCCACGCCCCCCAGCCCGGCCCAGGGGTGTGAGGGGGCCACCGCCAGCACCACCTCCTCACTGGTCAGGCGCTGAGCTACAAGCGGCTCGGGCAGGGTATCGGTTCCACCCAGCACCAGTGCTGCATCCAGGTCGCGCTGGTAAACCTGTTCGATCAACTCCAGGGTGGTGCCATTCACCAAGCGAAGCTCGCAGCGGGCCTGCTGGGTTTGAGCCCAGGAAATCAGGGAGGCCTGGTAACGCGGAATCAGGCTCCAGGCCAGACCCACCTCGAGGCGGGGGATGCGCTGGTGGCGCTTCTCCTCGATAAAGCGGGTGGCCTGGGCCAGGCTGCGACTCACCGCGCAAGCATAGGGCAGCAGGGCTTTGCCGGCTTCGGTCAGGGTGATGCCCTGGGGGGTGCGCTCGTAGAGGGGCTGCCGCACCGCGTCCTCGAGGGCCTTGAGGGTTTTGCTGACCGCAGGCTGGCTCAGGTGCAACACTTCGGCAGCACGACTCAGACTGCGCAGTTCGGCCACCACGCAAAATACTACCAAGTACCGTGGGTTTAAACGCATAAGAATAGGCTTGTGTAGTATACAGCTTCAACAACCCGGCAAAATCCACCC is drawn from Meiothermus cerbereus DSM 11376 and contains these coding sequences:
- a CDS encoding phosphopentomutase; its protein translation is MKITTIVLDSVGLGYLPDAAQFGDEGADTLDHTVLKTGIELPHLAALGLGRVPGVHTLPRVASPQGAFGRMREVNPGKDTSTGHWEFVGIHLEHPFQVFPQGFPQDFLAEYCRRIGVEGYLLNQPYSGTEAIRDYGDEHLRTGFPIVYTSADSVFQVAAHIGKVPLETLYDWCRVARAMLVGPLACARVIARPFEGEPGQYYRREDLRKDFALEPPHNVLDELKASGLEVVGVGKIPDIYAHRGFTREVKSGSNGEGLERTLELMHQDFSGLIFTNLVDFDARFGHRRNPQGYAQALAEFDARLPELLAALGPDDYLFIVSDHGNDPTYRGTDHTREYGMLLVAGPGMAGRNLGTRATFADVAASWAQAFGLGWAGPGTSVF
- a CDS encoding bifunctional nicotinamide-nucleotide adenylyltransferase/Nudix hydroxylase codes for the protein MKTAVFIGRFQPPHQAHLETITRALSRFDRLIVVLGSAFCHPTPKNPFSAEERAAMIRESLSESSRLHFIPIADDYYNDPRWFGSVRAAVEALTGPGAEICITGYHKDESSYYLHGFGDWPFEPSGVVSPLNATDVRNSYFASSGEWKAMVPVAVRQFMEQFARTPSYSRLQREWKTIQHYRSLERRYPYPILHIATDAVVLAQEQVLLVERKGPLGQGAWALPGGYVELKETLLQAALRELREETGLALEARHLKATQAFDYPGRSLRGRVISLGHFFDLGDTPPPAVDGQDDASRAFWLPLAELDPHQDRFFEDHYQQICWFLGRAPHQPALSQTKEPL
- a CDS encoding NUDIX hydrolase yields the protein MEEHHLPNNHDPNAFDRPSVTVDVVILTLREGQLEALLVKRKEHPYLNYWSLPGGFVQAQESLDEAAARVLRQKAGLESVVGMEREGSYRHPVYLEQLYTFGDPGRDPRMRVISVAYYALVEASHIREVGEEIALFKLRLPEGESGVEIFDHRHKKYSLAFDHAEILGVALRRIRGKLEYTPIGFELLPEQFTLRQLQAVHETILQKRLNKDSFRRRMLSSGRLEPTGKLERGLGRPAELYRFRRAT
- a CDS encoding LysR family transcriptional regulator, which encodes MRLNPRYLVVFCVVAELRSLSRAAEVLHLSQPAVSKTLKALEDAVRQPLYERTPQGITLTEAGKALLPYACAVSRSLAQATRFIEEKRHQRIPRLEVGLAWSLIPRYQASLISWAQTQQARCELRLVNGTTLELIEQVYQRDLDAALVLGGTDTLPEPLVAQRLTSEEVVLAVAPSHPWAGLGGVALGQLEGMTLLVPQRNSRLRLRLEQFLERHGIVPARLLECGSLYGVKAAAAAGLGVGLASRSFVEPEQKAGLLRLLFIEDAGFSLGVHWVSYPDSSVDFATRELLGLLWRSLGTARDLVGA
- a CDS encoding nicotinate phosphoribosyltransferase, with protein sequence MKPLNPHNLILNTDSYKASHFAQFPKGMTYASWYIESRGGDSNFVRFFGLQAFLIEYLSKGVSMSEVEEAQAVFLAHGLPFPYEGWRHIAQDLGGRLPVRIRAVPEGMVVPVHNPLVIIESTDPKVPWLPGWLETALLRAVWYPTTVCTISWNIRNTIKAYLEKTADDPQAELPFKLHDFGARGVSSLESAGLGGMAHLVNFQGTDTVTALVYARNYYGAEMAGYSIPAMEHSTVTSFGRAGEAQAYRQMIETYGKPGALLAMVIDSYNREHAVGWIIGEELRELIQNSGATVVIRPDSGDPPFVVLRTVQTLEARFGATVNQKGYKVLKGVRVIQGDGVNADTIRKVLFLLEQWGYSASNVAFGMGGALLQHPHRDTQKFAQKLHLVTVDGKTYGVGKSPVDDPSKLSKKGRLDVIQDERGIRTVELPLEATQPHPQSILQTVFENGAITRRYTWEEVRANA